A genomic window from Brachyspira sp. SAP_772 includes:
- a CDS encoding DUF4912 domain-containing protein, with protein sequence MATTKKTTTQKETAVKKTAVKKDVAAAPKKTAAKKEAAPKKATVKKETAKKTTAASAKKTTSKKATTEKESVSAKKTTTAKKTVVKKETTKKTTTAKKTSAKKTAKKTKEEEIIIKVEIEEEEKKPQYIPDDVDIVRELPDRYNETKLTLMMRDPEWCFFYWDISDNDISYHSLKNRRISVRIFHVFGYDITNGEIHREIDVNAIYGDRYINLAMPHAYFIAELGYYDENNRFIVLARSNMIYAPRDSISSNYDEEWMVNEEIIKLLKAPKALRESLSSATIFELIDLRANHLQSSSSSLFRRKE encoded by the coding sequence ATGGCTACAACCAAAAAAACAACAACCCAAAAAGAAACAGCTGTAAAAAAAACAGCCGTAAAAAAAGATGTTGCCGCCGCTCCTAAGAAAACTGCTGCAAAAAAAGAAGCTGCTCCTAAAAAAGCAACAGTTAAAAAAGAAACAGCTAAAAAAACTACTGCAGCTTCAGCTAAAAAAACTACATCCAAAAAGGCAACTACAGAAAAAGAATCAGTTTCTGCTAAAAAAACTACTACAGCTAAAAAAACAGTTGTAAAAAAAGAAACAACTAAAAAAACTACAACTGCTAAAAAAACATCAGCAAAGAAAACTGCTAAAAAAACTAAAGAAGAAGAAATAATAATTAAAGTAGAAATTGAAGAAGAAGAAAAAAAGCCGCAATATATACCTGATGATGTTGATATTGTTAGAGAATTACCTGATAGATATAATGAAACTAAATTAACTTTAATGATGAGAGATCCTGAATGGTGCTTTTTCTATTGGGATATATCTGATAATGACATATCTTATCACTCTTTGAAAAACCGCAGAATATCTGTGAGAATATTTCATGTATTTGGTTATGATATTACAAATGGTGAAATACACAGAGAAATTGATGTTAATGCAATTTATGGAGACAGATATATTAATTTAGCTATGCCTCATGCTTATTTCATTGCTGAGTTAGGTTATTATGATGAAAATAATAGATTTATTGTATTAGCTAGAAGCAATATGATATATGCTCCAAGAGATTCAATCAGCAGCAATTATGATGAAGAATGGATGGTTAATGAAGAGATTATTAAATTACTTAAAGCTCCTAAAGCTTTGAGAGAAAGTTTATCTTCTGCTACTATATTTGAGCTTATTGATTTAAGAGCAAATCATTTACAATCATCATCTTCTTCACTTTTTAGAAGAAAAGAATAA
- a CDS encoding CASTOR/POLLUX-related putative ion channel: MIKEILKYFKYRIDRMLNKGLFYQLMLLVCVIIIILLIVSAFIILIFDYPIKDAFWDSLMQFIDTGNISSVDGSFGLVITFLMVTFIGVCGWGSLIAMINKALQDRINNLSKGNAFIMEKGHSIILGYGEEALTIIEEFLIAKIKNIVLLSEHNVDIIRKRISFIKGYRRSNIIIREGSTSRIENIKLLNIKKCSSISIINNDDTESLNILLALKKILNEERNANDEKINICLLVHNEDTLEIIKSMEDENFTVHILYKYELLYKLISQSIIYTGLSSVYEDLFSNDGNDFKIESNHNFENDEFEDVALKYMNKGVILVGIIENDMEFLKVPDSKYVIKKSDKLVGLYKNNDKNDIVTENKNYKYYSSNMVHNILLISEEKNNNDVVREIKEYIENSNLESLSYDDIKIHKNKYQFLLEKIKSSNITKIVLISEDSITDAKSINILLIIRQIIKKENIQLSILSLLNSIQKRNLIYSDDVRDFIVSGKLIGMLMAQASIDYNILYLFYGLLSKNGKDIIISSYSKYFNENKTFKDAYFDLLYRGIIIIGIKRYDDILLNPPTDFLLDSTDEIIIIITSYI; the protein is encoded by the coding sequence ATGATTAAAGAAATATTAAAATATTTTAAATATAGAATTGATAGAATGCTTAATAAGGGGTTGTTCTATCAATTAATGCTTTTAGTTTGTGTTATAATAATTATTCTCTTAATAGTTTCTGCTTTTATAATATTAATATTTGATTATCCTATAAAAGATGCTTTTTGGGATAGTTTGATGCAATTTATAGACACGGGTAATATATCATCTGTAGATGGAAGTTTTGGGCTTGTTATCACTTTTTTAATGGTTACTTTTATAGGAGTATGCGGTTGGGGTTCTCTCATTGCTATGATTAATAAAGCATTGCAAGACAGAATAAATAATTTAAGTAAGGGTAATGCTTTTATTATGGAAAAGGGGCATTCTATAATACTTGGATATGGTGAAGAGGCACTTACTATTATAGAAGAGTTCTTAATTGCTAAAATTAAAAATATAGTTTTGCTTTCTGAGCATAATGTTGATATTATTAGAAAGAGAATTTCTTTTATTAAAGGTTATAGAAGGTCTAATATTATTATAAGAGAAGGCTCTACTAGCAGAATAGAAAATATAAAACTTCTTAATATAAAAAAATGTTCCAGCATATCTATTATTAATAATGATGATACTGAGTCATTAAATATTTTACTTGCATTAAAAAAGATTTTAAATGAAGAGAGAAATGCTAATGATGAAAAAATCAATATATGTCTATTAGTTCATAATGAAGATACTTTAGAAATAATAAAATCTATGGAAGATGAAAATTTTACCGTTCATATACTTTATAAATATGAATTATTGTATAAACTTATTTCTCAAAGCATTATATATACAGGTCTTAGCAGCGTGTATGAGGATTTATTTTCTAATGACGGTAATGACTTTAAAATAGAAAGCAATCATAATTTTGAAAATGATGAGTTTGAAGATGTGGCTTTAAAATATATGAATAAAGGCGTAATACTTGTAGGTATAATAGAAAATGATATGGAGTTTTTAAAAGTACCTGACAGTAAATATGTAATAAAGAAAAGTGATAAATTAGTTGGTCTTTACAAAAATAATGATAAAAATGATATTGTAACTGAAAATAAAAATTATAAATATTATAGTAGTAATATGGTTCATAATATTCTGTTAATTTCTGAAGAGAAAAATAATAATGATGTTGTAAGAGAGATAAAAGAATATATAGAAAACTCAAACTTAGAATCTTTAAGTTATGATGATATAAAAATACATAAAAACAAATATCAATTCTTATTAGAAAAAATAAAAAGCTCAAACATAACAAAAATAGTTTTAATATCTGAAGACAGTATCACAGATGCAAAAAGCATAAATATACTTCTTATCATAAGACAAATAATAAAAAAAGAAAATATACAATTATCTATATTGTCTTTATTAAACTCCATACAAAAAAGAAATTTAATATATTCAGATGATGTTAGAGATTTTATAGTAAGCGGTAAGTTAATAGGTATGCTTATGGCACAAGCTTCTATTGATTATAATATATTATATTTGTTTTATGGACTTTTAAGCAAAAATGGAAAAGACATAATAATATCATCATATTCAAAATATTTTAATGAAAATAAAACTTTTAAGGATGCTTATTTTGATTTACTTTACAGAGGAATTATTATAATAGGAATAAAAAGATATGATGATATACTTTTAAATCCTCCTACAGATTTTTTATTAGACAGTACAGATGAAATAATTATAATAATAACAAGCTATATATAA
- a CDS encoding rhodanese-like domain-containing protein, with amino-acid sequence MKRNIFIILALLITTIVSNAQTAKTNEIVYELDNIKVVNKNGLVLNDFISLWKSDPNIVLVDVRTPEEIKQTGTIKGAINIDYKTKDYTKKLLSLDKSKKYLFYCKTGGRSGKTVQYLLDNGFKNVNYLKDGGYAELSKALNK; translated from the coding sequence ATGAAAAGAAATATTTTTATTATCTTGGCATTATTAATAACAACAATTGTATCTAATGCCCAAACAGCAAAAACTAATGAGATTGTGTATGAACTTGACAATATAAAAGTTGTCAATAAGAATGGATTAGTTCTCAATGATTTTATATCATTATGGAAATCTGATCCTAATATAGTTTTAGTTGATGTTAGAACACCAGAAGAGATAAAACAAACAGGAACTATAAAAGGTGCTATCAATATTGATTATAAAACTAAAGACTATACTAAAAAATTATTGTCATTAGATAAAAGCAAAAAATATTTATTTTATTGTAAGACAGGCGGACGTTCAGGAAAAACAGTTCAGTATTTGCTTGATAATGGATTTAAAAATGTGAATTATCTAAAAGATGGCGGATATGCTGAATTATCTAAAGCTTTAAATAAATAA
- a CDS encoding pyridoxal phosphate-dependent aminotransferase, with translation MEISQRIQRLKTSPVRKLNPYAEEAVKKGIKIYHLNIGQPDIETPKVFLDAISKYNGKTLKYENSRGMKPLINKIQEYYEKKIGVHYEEDEINITNGGSEGLLFTLLAIFDEGDEILVSEPYYANYNSFYDVLDIKRNAVRTYAEQGFHLPSRDEIEKHITPKTKAYMFSNPSNPTGVVSTKQELDDIAYLAKKHDMFIISDEVYREFVYGDKKAISFGTYKDVAENVVIVDSISKRFSACGARIGCVISKNKAFSTAVFRECQARLSAPTLEMVGAAALYDLPDNYFEDARKEYDNRRKIMFEELTKMDGVVMQEPEGAFYVLAKLPVKNAEDFAIWLLKDFNLDGETVMFAPGEGFYATPGLGRDEVRMCYALEAKDIKRAMEILKQGLIKYRKEVEK, from the coding sequence ATGGAAATATCGCAAAGAATTCAAAGGCTAAAAACTTCGCCTGTAAGAAAGTTAAACCCATATGCCGAAGAAGCAGTAAAAAAAGGCATAAAAATCTACCATCTTAATATAGGTCAGCCTGATATTGAAACACCTAAAGTATTTTTAGATGCTATTAGCAAATATAATGGTAAAACCCTTAAATATGAAAATTCAAGAGGTATGAAACCGCTTATAAATAAAATACAAGAATATTATGAGAAGAAAATAGGTGTCCATTATGAGGAAGATGAAATTAATATCACTAATGGCGGTAGTGAAGGATTATTATTTACTTTACTAGCTATTTTTGATGAGGGTGATGAAATATTAGTATCAGAACCTTATTATGCTAATTACAATAGTTTTTATGATGTATTAGATATTAAAAGAAATGCAGTTCGCACTTATGCAGAACAAGGCTTTCACCTTCCAAGCCGTGACGAAATAGAAAAGCATATTACTCCAAAAACCAAAGCATATATGTTTTCAAATCCTTCTAACCCTACTGGGGTTGTATCTACAAAACAAGAACTTGATGATATCGCTTATCTTGCTAAAAAACATGATATGTTTATTATAAGCGATGAAGTTTATAGAGAGTTTGTTTATGGCGATAAAAAAGCTATAAGTTTTGGTACATATAAAGATGTGGCAGAAAATGTTGTTATAGTTGACTCTATATCTAAAAGATTCTCTGCTTGCGGTGCTAGAATTGGATGTGTAATAAGTAAAAATAAGGCATTTAGCACTGCTGTATTTAGAGAATGTCAGGCTAGATTATCTGCTCCTACACTTGAAATGGTTGGTGCTGCTGCTTTATATGATTTGCCTGATAACTATTTTGAAGATGCTAGAAAAGAATATGATAACAGAAGAAAAATCATGTTTGAAGAGCTTACAAAAATGGATGGCGTTGTAATGCAAGAGCCTGAGGGAGCTTTCTACGTGCTTGCTAAACTTCCTGTAAAAAATGCTGAAGATTTTGCTATTTGGTTGCTTAAAGACTTTAATCTTGATGGGGAGACTGTTATGTTTGCTCCGGGTGAGGGTTTCTATGCAACTCCCGGCTTAGGAAGAGATGAGGTGAGAATGTGCTATGCATTAGAGGCTAAAGATATAAAAAGAGCTATGGAGATTTTGAAACAGGGCTTAATTAAATATAGAAAAGAAGTAGAAAAATAA
- a CDS encoding gamma-glutamyltransferase family protein — MKFNFYNNEYNSARNVVFGSKGMVASSNVLATEAGIEILKKGGNAIDSAIATAAALTVVEPTSNGFGGDAFAIVYFDNKLHAINGSGFSPKNLDVDKILSLNLDSVPHYGLIPITVGGIPATWAALSKKFGKLKLLEVLEPAIRYAEDGYALQPQVAFDWNIAFNNYLKVSDNKEEFKYWFDTFTFNGKSPELGSIVKLPHHAKTLFEIGNTYAESFYRGEIAEKIDRFMKKYGGYLSKEDLNDYYPDWVEPITTNYRGYDVYEIPPNGHGITVLMALNILSNFDELNTHYDIEALKLAFTDTKKYIADEKHMKVRVEEMLSKEYAKERAKLITNNKALEPSNYIFNSGDTVYLAAADSYGNMVSFIESNYMGFGSGIVIPETGIALHNRGANFSLDKSSANFIAPRKKPYHTIIPGFLCKDNKPIGAFGVMGAFMQPQGHLQVLRNMIDDNLNPQSALDKPRWQWVGEKNIELEHNFDNNLALELQSKGHNIIKKDKLNSFGYFGRGQIVFRNENNVLYGGCDYRTDSAIIGY; from the coding sequence ATGAAGTTTAATTTTTATAATAATGAATATAATTCAGCAAGAAATGTTGTATTTGGAAGTAAGGGGATGGTTGCAAGCAGTAATGTATTGGCAACTGAAGCTGGTATAGAGATATTAAAAAAAGGGGGCAATGCAATAGACAGTGCCATTGCAACTGCCGCTGCTTTAACTGTGGTAGAGCCTACTTCAAATGGGTTTGGGGGCGATGCTTTTGCTATAGTTTATTTTGATAATAAATTGCATGCTATAAACGGAAGTGGATTTTCACCAAAAAATTTGGATGTTGATAAAATATTATCGCTTAATTTAGACAGTGTTCCGCATTATGGACTTATACCTATCACTGTTGGAGGCATTCCTGCTACATGGGCTGCTTTAAGTAAAAAATTCGGTAAATTAAAATTGTTAGAGGTTTTAGAGCCTGCTATTAGATATGCAGAGGATGGATATGCTTTACAGCCTCAAGTGGCTTTTGATTGGAATATTGCTTTTAACAATTATTTAAAGGTTTCTGATAATAAAGAAGAGTTTAAATATTGGTTTGACACTTTTACTTTTAATGGCAAATCCCCAGAACTTGGCAGCATTGTAAAACTTCCTCATCATGCTAAAACTCTATTTGAAATAGGAAACACTTATGCTGAGAGTTTTTATAGGGGAGAGATTGCTGAAAAGATAGATAGGTTTATGAAAAAATATGGAGGCTATTTATCTAAAGAAGATTTGAATGATTATTATCCAGATTGGGTAGAACCTATAACTACAAACTACAGAGGCTATGATGTTTATGAGATACCTCCTAATGGTCATGGCATAACAGTGCTAATGGCATTAAATATACTTAGCAATTTTGATGAGTTAAATACGCATTATGATATAGAAGCATTAAAACTCGCATTTACAGACACAAAAAAATATATAGCAGATGAAAAACACATGAAAGTAAGAGTTGAGGAGATGCTTTCAAAAGAGTATGCTAAAGAAAGAGCAAAACTTATAACTAACAATAAAGCATTAGAACCTTCAAATTATATATTTAATAGCGGGGATACAGTTTACTTAGCTGCGGCAGATTCTTATGGAAATATGGTTTCTTTTATAGAAAGTAATTATATGGGATTTGGTTCGGGTATAGTGATACCAGAAACAGGGATAGCATTACATAATAGAGGAGCTAATTTTTCATTAGATAAATCATCAGCGAATTTTATAGCACCAAGAAAAAAGCCATATCACACTATAATACCCGGTTTTTTATGCAAAGACAATAAACCTATTGGGGCATTTGGTGTAATGGGTGCTTTTATGCAGCCTCAGGGGCATTTACAGGTTTTAAGAAATATGATAGATGATAACCTTAACCCTCAAAGTGCATTAGATAAACCAAGATGGCAATGGGTGGGTGAAAAAAATATAGAATTAGAACATAATTTTGATAATAATTTAGCATTAGAGCTTCAGAGTAAGGGGCATAATATAATAAAAAAAGATAAGTTAAATAGTTTTGGATATTTTGGAAGAGGGCAGATAGTTTTTAGAAATGAGAATAATGTATTATATGGCGGGTGTGATTATAGAACAGATTCTGCTATTATTGGATATTAG
- a CDS encoding phosphoglycerate mutase family protein, whose amino-acid sequence MMSFEDIAANNQKRAFDIIKELDIENVFKSINARVSLVGSLKMGLLMKNKDIDFHVYTSELNIEKSFSAISKLACSSKITNITYTNLIDTDEHCIEWHLVYKDYDIWKIDIIHILEGSYYDGYFENVANNIINMLTEEKRRTILKLKYETPDDIKIMGVEYYKAVLKKDIKTFDEFYKWRTKEDLNLIIEF is encoded by the coding sequence ATGATGAGTTTTGAAGATATTGCGGCAAATAATCAGAAAAGAGCATTTGATATTATTAAAGAGCTTGATATAGAGAACGTTTTTAAGAGTATTAATGCAAGGGTGAGTTTAGTGGGTTCTCTTAAAATGGGGCTTTTAATGAAAAATAAAGATATAGATTTTCATGTATATACTTCAGAACTTAATATAGAAAAAAGCTTCTCAGCAATATCAAAATTAGCATGTTCTTCAAAAATAACAAATATCACATATACGAACTTAATAGATACAGATGAGCATTGTATAGAGTGGCATTTAGTTTATAAAGATTATGATATTTGGAAAATAGATATTATACATATACTAGAAGGAAGTTATTATGACGGATATTTTGAGAATGTGGCTAACAATATAATAAATATGCTTACAGAAGAAAAAAGAAGAACTATATTAAAGCTAAAATATGAAACTCCTGATGATATAAAAATAATGGGAGTAGAGTATTATAAGGCTGTATTAAAGAAAGATATAAAAACTTTTGATGAGTTTTATAAGTGGAGAACTAAAGAAGATTTAAACTTAATAATTGAGTTTTAA
- a CDS encoding pentapeptide MXKDX repeat protein, whose amino-acid sequence MRCDAMRCDAMRCDAMRCDAMRCDAMRCDAMRCDAMRCDAMRCDAMRCDAIKLNIFYLLYIYKII is encoded by the coding sequence ATGCGATGCGATGCGATGCGATGCGATGCGATGCGATGCGATGCGATGCGATGCGATGCGATGCGATGCGATGCGATGCGATGCGATGCGATGCGATGCGATGCGATGCGATGCGATGCGATGCGATGCGATGCGATGCGATGCGATGCGATTAAGTTAAACATTTTTTACCTTTTATACATTTATAAAATTATATGA